One genomic region from Rattus norvegicus strain BN/NHsdMcwi chromosome 10, GRCr8, whole genome shotgun sequence encodes:
- the Or2ak4e gene encoding olfactory receptor Olr1443, translated as MEIGNHSCGTDFTLVGLFQYGHMDTFLFTVITLLFAVALIGNITLVHLISLDRILHTPMYFLLSQLSIIDMMYISTTVPKMAANFLSDTKTISFLGCAIQAFMFLTLGGSEALMLGFMSYDRYIAICQPLHYPVLMSRKICCSIITSAWSSSSITALIHILYVFQLPFCGSRIVNHFFCEVPSLLPLVCEDTSQYEHAVLLSGLVILLLPFLAILASYARVLVVVFQMGSGKGQSRAVSSCSSHLTVASLFYITTLSTYTQPHTLHSPGRDKVVAVVYSIVTPVLNPFIYSLRNKEVMGVLKRQMG; from the coding sequence ATGGAGATAGGAAACCACAGCTGTGGGACAGACTTCACCTTGGTTGGTCTTTTCCAGTATGGACACATGGACACTTTCCTCTTCACAGTTATCACCCTCCTCTTTGCAGTGGCTCTCATAGGCAACATCACACTGGTCCACCTCATCAGCCTGGACCGAATactccacacccccatgtacttcctCCTCAGCCAGCTCTCCATCATTGACATGATGTACATCTCCACCACTGTGCCCAAGATGGCAGCTAACTTCCTGTCAGACACCAAGACCATTTCCTTTCTGGGATGTGCAATCCAAGCCTTTATGTTTCTGACCCTGGGTGGGTCTGAAGCCCTCATGCTGGGTTTCATGTCCTATGACAGATACATAGCCATTTGCCAGCCCTTGCACTACCCTGTGCTCATGAGCAGGAAGATCTGCTGCTCTATTATCACCAGTGCCTGGAGCAGCAGCTCCATCACTGCATTAATACACATACTGTATGTATTTCAACTTCCATTCTGTGGATCTAGGATTGTTAACCACTTTTTCTGTGAGGTTCCATCTCTCCTGCCATTGGTGTGTGAAGACACGTCCCAATATGAGCATGCAGTCCTCCTGAGTGGCCTTGTCATTCTGTTGTTACCCTTCCTGGCCATCCTAGCTTCCTATGCTCGGGTGTTGGTTGTTGtattccagatgggttcagggaaGGGACAGAGTAGAGCAGTGTCCTCCTGCTCTTCCCACCTGACtgtggccagcctgttctacatcaCTACTCTCTCCACCTACACCCAACCACACACTTTGCATTCTCCTGGGAGGGACAAAGTGGTGGCTGTGGTCTACTCAATTGTTACTCCTGTTTTGAACCCATTCATCTATAGCCTGAGGAACAAGGAGGTCATGGGGGTTCTAAAAAGACAAATGGGATGA
- the Or2ak5f gene encoding olfactory receptor Olr1442, with product MGTGNHSCGTDFTLVGLFQYGHMDTFLFTIITLLFAVALMGNITLVYLIRLDRILHTPMYFLLSQLSIIDMMYISTTVPKMAMNSLSDTKTISFLGCAIQTFLFLTLGGSEALLLGFMSYDRYIAICQPVHYPVLMSRKICCSIVTSTWSSSSITALMHIIYLFQLPLCGSRINHFFCEVPSLLPLVCEDTSQYEHAVLMSGLVILLLPFLAILASYARVLVVFQMGSGKGQSRAVSTCSSHLTVASLFYITTLSTYTQPHTLHSPGRDKVVAVIYSIVTHVLNPFIYSLRNKEVMWALKRQMG from the coding sequence ATGGGGACAGGCAACCACAGCTGTGGGACAGACTTCACCTTGGTTGGTCTATTCCAGTATGGACACATGGACACTTTCCTCTTTACAATCATCACCCTCCTCTTTGCAGTGGCTCTCATGGGCAACATCACACTAGTCTACCTCATCAGGCTGGACCGAATactccacacccccatgtacttcctCCTCAGCCAGCTCTCCATCATTGACATGATGTACATCTCCACCACTGTGCCCAAGATGGCAATGAACTCCTTGTCAGACACCAAGACCATTTCTTTTCTGGGATGTGCAATCCAAACCTTTTTATTTCTGACCCTGGGTGGGTCTGAAGCCCTCCTGTTGGGCTTCATGTCCTATGACAGGTACATAGCCATCTGTCAGCCCGTGCACTACCCTGTGCTCATGAGCAGGAAGATCTGCTGCTCTATTGTCACCAGTACATGGAGTAGTAGCTCCATCACTGCATTAATGCACATAATCTATTTATTTCAACTTCCATTATGTGGATCTAGGATTAACCACTTTTTCTGTGAGGTTCCATCTCTCCTGCCACTGGTGTGTGAAGACACGTCCCAATATGAGCATGCAGTCCTCATGAGTGGCCTTGTCATTCTGTTGTTACCCTTCCTGGCCATCCTAGCTTCCTATGCTCGGGTGTTGGTTGtattccagatgggttcagggaaGGGACAGAGTAGAGCAGTGTCCACCTGCTCCTCCCACTTGACtgtggccagcctgttctacatcaCTACTCTCTCCACCTACACCCAACCACACACTTTGCATTCTCCTGGGAGGGACAAAGTGGTAGCTGTGATCTACTCAATTGTCACCCATGTTTTGAACCCgttcatctacagcctgaggaacaaggAGGTCATGTGGGCCCTAAAAAGACAAATGGGATGA